A genomic stretch from Ureibacillus composti includes:
- a CDS encoding ABC transporter ATP-binding protein, giving the protein MNFIRKPFGYEPVLSKDDLKKPVKKKKGPRANDWKNTLARIWRFVDEKRGLLILVLFMVVISSVLSLLGPFLIGHIVDEYILKGNFKGMAHILLMLIGVYIVLPVTYFLQNYWMIGIAQQTIYRLRTGLFSQLLQLPVSFFDKRQHGELMSHATNDIETVSSTLNSSFIQVFSSILTLSGTVIVMLYLSPLLTLLTMVIIPLMFTAMRFITRRTSKLFKEQQVALGELNGMIEETISGQRIVKAFSREEQVKKEFREKSEHLRRTGFWALTYSGYIPKVMNFLNNFSFAIVAGIGGLLAYHGFATVGTIVIFTEYARQFTRPLNELANQINTVLSAIAGAERVFRVMDETAEEDNGEIDESHQLHGEVEFKNVSFKYELSEEAQTLKDINFHVQPGQTAAFVGATGAGKTTIMQLISRFYDVENGEVLFDGVNVQHLKRKTLREQMAFVLQEPYLFEATVYENIRYGRLDATDEEVIEAAKKANAHDFIMKLPNGYQTVLKSDGSEISQGQKQLLSIARALIADPVILLLDEATSSIDTVTEVKIQEALEILMRGRTSFVIAHRLNTIRNADVVFVMQEGVIIESGTEKGLIQKEGIYANMLKQSESR; this is encoded by the coding sequence ATGAATTTCATTCGAAAACCTTTTGGCTATGAACCAGTGCTTTCCAAGGACGACTTAAAGAAACCGGTGAAAAAGAAGAAAGGGCCTCGAGCAAATGATTGGAAAAATACATTAGCCCGTATTTGGAGATTCGTTGATGAAAAGCGGGGCTTACTAATTCTTGTGTTGTTTATGGTTGTAATCAGTTCAGTTCTTTCATTACTTGGACCATTTTTAATTGGGCATATCGTTGATGAGTATATTTTAAAAGGGAACTTCAAGGGTATGGCGCATATTCTTCTGATGTTAATTGGAGTATATATAGTATTGCCAGTCACTTATTTCTTGCAGAATTACTGGATGATTGGGATTGCCCAACAAACCATTTATCGATTGCGTACGGGTTTGTTTAGCCAATTATTACAATTACCTGTTTCATTTTTTGATAAAAGACAGCATGGAGAATTGATGAGTCACGCTACAAATGATATTGAAACGGTAAGTTCCACTTTAAATAGTTCTTTCATTCAAGTATTTTCAAGTATTTTGACGTTATCTGGTACAGTCATCGTCATGCTTTATTTAAGTCCATTATTAACACTTTTAACGATGGTCATTATTCCGCTTATGTTTACTGCGATGCGGTTTATTACCAGAAGAACGAGTAAGTTATTTAAGGAACAGCAAGTAGCGCTTGGTGAATTAAACGGAATGATTGAAGAAACGATTTCAGGACAACGAATAGTGAAAGCCTTTTCTAGAGAAGAACAGGTAAAGAAAGAGTTTCGTGAAAAAAGTGAGCACTTGAGACGTACAGGATTTTGGGCTTTAACATATTCAGGCTATATTCCTAAAGTCATGAACTTCTTAAATAACTTTAGTTTTGCGATTGTGGCCGGGATAGGAGGGCTACTTGCTTATCACGGTTTTGCAACAGTGGGTACGATTGTTATATTTACTGAATATGCTCGCCAGTTTACACGTCCGTTAAATGAGCTTGCTAACCAAATTAATACTGTATTATCCGCAATTGCAGGAGCTGAGCGGGTATTCCGGGTTATGGATGAAACAGCAGAAGAAGACAATGGGGAAATAGATGAAAGCCACCAACTTCATGGAGAAGTCGAGTTTAAAAATGTTTCCTTTAAATATGAATTATCGGAAGAAGCGCAAACCTTGAAGGATATCAATTTCCATGTTCAACCGGGTCAAACAGCTGCATTTGTCGGAGCAACTGGTGCAGGGAAAACAACTATTATGCAATTAATAAGTCGTTTTTATGATGTGGAAAATGGTGAGGTTTTATTTGATGGGGTCAATGTTCAACACTTAAAACGAAAAACACTTCGGGAGCAAATGGCTTTTGTTTTACAAGAACCGTATTTATTTGAAGCAACTGTTTATGAAAATATCCGCTATGGACGATTAGATGCGACGGATGAAGAAGTAATCGAAGCAGCCAAAAAAGCGAATGCTCACGATTTTATCATGAAATTGCCCAATGGTTATCAAACCGTTCTAAAGTCAGACGGTAGTGAAATATCACAAGGTCAAAAGCAGCTATTATCGATTGCTCGTGCTCTTATAGCAGATCCAGTTATTCTATTGTTAGATGAAGCGACTAGCAGTATCGATACTGTAACAGAAGTAAAAATTCAAGAAGCCTTAGAGATTCTGATGCGTGGTCGTACGAGCTTTGTCATTGCTCACAGACTAAATACAATCCGAAACGCAGACGTTGTGTTCGTTATGCAGGAAGGAGTAATTATAGAATCTGGTACTGAAAAGGGGTTAATCCAAAAAGAGGGCATTTATGCAAATATGCTTAAACAATCTGAGTCTCGTTAA
- a CDS encoding GNAT family N-acetyltransferase has protein sequence MNISIITASFPIDEETYNEVKALTEEASVLDGSPYLNMLNLFASRNPKSRGFFILAYDDTTNKLVGVIGAIDQIGLNTYEWSMLVDPMYRKIGIDEALLQVLSEGLIQREAEGELAIIIETDRYGRKLLEKHGYSYSFSEATFESKAEGSQTASEDLFIRQYNECDQESVIEILSEAFGDLREESVELIDFNTTTEGIILWVAEQNGQIVGTITSTKEGEVQWITALAVHPTVQGQGIGTALLKWVKDFAFRNGDKKVMLDVESENERALGVYEKAGFSKAVQFDYFIYTG, from the coding sequence ATGAACATATCAATTATTACTGCATCATTCCCGATAGATGAAGAGACGTATAATGAGGTAAAAGCATTAACTGAAGAGGCTAGTGTCTTGGATGGATCTCCTTATTTAAATATGTTAAATCTCTTTGCTTCACGTAATCCAAAAAGTCGCGGCTTTTTCATTTTGGCTTACGATGATACTACAAATAAATTAGTTGGCGTAATAGGCGCTATTGACCAAATTGGACTCAATACGTACGAATGGTCAATGTTAGTCGACCCAATGTATCGAAAAATAGGCATTGATGAGGCTCTTCTCCAAGTTTTAAGCGAAGGTTTAATTCAGCGAGAAGCAGAAGGTGAACTTGCAATTATCATTGAGACCGATCGATATGGTCGCAAGTTGCTTGAAAAGCATGGATATTCCTATAGTTTTTCAGAGGCAACATTTGAATCAAAGGCGGAAGGGTCTCAAACAGCTTCTGAAGATCTCTTTATTCGCCAATATAACGAATGCGATCAGGAGTCGGTCATTGAAATTTTAAGTGAAGCCTTCGGAGATTTACGGGAAGAGTCAGTTGAATTAATCGATTTTAATACAACGACAGAAGGTATCATTTTATGGGTAGCAGAACAAAACGGGCAAATTGTTGGTACGATAACTTCTACGAAAGAAGGCGAAGTACAATGGATTACCGCTTTAGCTGTACACCCTACAGTGCAGGGGCAAGGGATTGGAACTGCTTTATTGAAGTGGGTAAAAGACTTTGCGTTTCGAAATGGTGATAAAAAAGTTATGCTTGATGTTGAAAGTGAAAATGAACGTGCTTTAGGCGTTTATGAGAAGGCAGGATTCTCTAAGGCCGTGCAGTTTGATTATTTTATTTATACAGGTTAA
- a CDS encoding 1,4-dihydroxy-2-naphthoate polyprenyltransferase, whose protein sequence is MEKEMSSAKLMWKMTRPHTLTATFAPVILGTVMALFVADINWLLFIAMMVACLALQIATNLFNEYYDFKRGLDTAESVGIGGGIVRHGLKPKNVLTVAILLYVVAAFIGVYICISSSWWLVVIGLFGMAVGYFYTGGPLPIAYTPFGELFSGLLMGTGFVLISFFIQTNTVTSWSVMISIPIGILVGAINMSNNIRDIDEDIKGGRKTLAILLGRDKAVMVLANAFVISYLWIIILVMIGDISPWALLVLLSLKKPISAIQGFNKGVKEPQYMRVAMKSTAITNTLFSLLLSLGLLISYLF, encoded by the coding sequence ATGGAAAAAGAGATGAGTTCTGCAAAATTAATGTGGAAGATGACAAGGCCGCATACTTTAACAGCAACGTTCGCACCGGTCATCTTGGGAACTGTGATGGCCCTTTTTGTAGCAGATATTAATTGGTTATTATTTATTGCTATGATGGTAGCATGTTTAGCATTACAAATTGCTACTAACTTATTTAATGAATACTATGATTTTAAGCGCGGATTGGATACAGCAGAGTCTGTTGGTATCGGTGGCGGGATTGTCCGTCATGGTTTAAAACCTAAAAATGTCTTAACCGTTGCCATACTACTTTATGTAGTAGCAGCCTTCATTGGTGTGTATATTTGTATAAGTAGTAGCTGGTGGTTAGTTGTGATTGGCCTATTTGGAATGGCCGTTGGATACTTTTATACAGGCGGGCCACTTCCAATTGCATACACACCGTTTGGGGAATTATTCTCAGGTTTATTAATGGGGACAGGCTTTGTATTGATTTCATTCTTTATCCAAACAAATACGGTGACATCTTGGTCGGTGATGATCTCAATTCCAATTGGGATTTTAGTTGGTGCAATTAATATGTCTAATAATATTCGGGATATCGATGAAGATATTAAAGGTGGAAGAAAAACACTTGCCATCCTCCTTGGAAGAGACAAAGCAGTAATGGTGCTAGCAAATGCCTTTGTTATTTCGTATCTATGGATCATCATTCTTGTAATGATAGGCGATATAAGTCCTTGGGCGTTACTCGTGTTATTAAGTTTGAAAAAGCCCATCTCTGCAATTCAAGGATTCAATAAGGGCGTAAAAGAACCCCAATATATGCGAGTGGCAATGAAGTCAACAGCCATAACAAACACTTTATTTAGCTTACTATTATCTCTTGGATTATTAATTAGTTATTTATTCTAA
- a CDS encoding hemolysin III family protein translates to MIQPTVEQNGYSVKEEFWNGMTHGIGTLLTVPATVLLVRKALNIGSTTELVSYIIFGISMFCLYLASTLYHVLPTHKTLLKKLDHSSIFILIAGTYTPIALVAIGGRTGWTIFAIEWILAVTGIILKQFFVYRFKILSLLVYIGMGWLIIFAYKPLTRNFPAEGFLTLLAGGLIYTIGTYFYKNKRIPYNHAIWHVFVMGGSVAMFLAIYFFV, encoded by the coding sequence ATGATACAGCCTACAGTCGAACAAAATGGGTATAGCGTAAAAGAGGAATTTTGGAATGGAATGACTCATGGAATAGGGACATTGTTAACCGTTCCTGCGACGGTTCTACTCGTTCGTAAAGCATTAAACATTGGTTCAACAACGGAATTAGTCAGCTACATAATTTTTGGAATCTCTATGTTTTGTTTATATTTAGCATCTACCCTATATCATGTATTACCGACACATAAAACACTTTTAAAAAAACTAGATCATAGTTCAATCTTTATACTTATTGCAGGGACATATACACCGATTGCACTTGTGGCAATAGGTGGGAGAACAGGTTGGACAATTTTTGCGATAGAATGGATATTAGCGGTCACGGGGATAATTTTAAAACAATTTTTTGTGTACCGATTTAAGATCCTTTCACTCCTCGTATATATTGGGATGGGATGGCTTATTATATTTGCCTATAAACCATTAACCCGGAATTTTCCAGCTGAAGGATTCTTAACTTTACTTGCTGGGGGCTTAATTTATACAATTGGTACTTATTTTTATAAAAATAAACGAATTCCTTACAATCATGCAATCTGGCATGTGTTTGTAATGGGTGGAAGTGTAGCAATGTTTTTGGCTATCTACTTCTTTGTATAG
- a CDS encoding ring-cleaving dioxygenase, producing MHKILGHHHISMITKNAKKNNQFYQNVLGLRRVKTSVNQDDPSMYHLFFGDVTGSPGTGLTFFEIPMAGSTHRGTNAITQIGLLVPTEESLVYWKKRFDLLNVKHQEITTYAGRKALPFEDPEGLRLILLDNNGEQIPEDWVRWEDSIVASEHRILGMGPIEITVKNLNKLANTLTEVFDYVEVERSDEWARYKAIKEQTFGEIVIKQLDGPKERAGRGSIHHLAIRAKNEEELKFWEEKVKERGFQSSGIVDRYYFKSIYFRESNGILIEIATDDPGFTVDSSIESLGQKLDLPPFLEEKRAEIEAKLEPLDD from the coding sequence ATGCATAAAATTTTAGGGCATCATCATATCTCGATGATCACAAAAAATGCAAAAAAGAATAATCAATTTTATCAAAATGTCCTTGGTTTAAGAAGAGTAAAAACATCCGTTAACCAAGATGATCCCTCAATGTATCATCTGTTTTTTGGTGATGTGACTGGAAGCCCAGGTACAGGGTTAACATTTTTCGAAATTCCGATGGCGGGTTCAACTCATCGTGGAACCAATGCAATTACTCAAATTGGTCTACTTGTCCCAACTGAAGAAAGCTTAGTCTATTGGAAAAAGAGATTTGATTTACTAAATGTAAAACATCAAGAAATTACAACATATGCAGGTAGAAAAGCGCTTCCGTTTGAGGATCCAGAGGGGTTAAGATTAATTTTATTAGATAATAATGGAGAGCAAATACCTGAAGATTGGGTGCGTTGGGAAGACTCCATCGTGGCTAGTGAACATCGCATTCTTGGGATGGGTCCAATTGAAATCACTGTAAAAAATCTAAATAAATTAGCAAATACGTTAACAGAAGTGTTTGATTACGTGGAAGTAGAGCGCTCAGACGAATGGGCTAGATATAAAGCCATTAAAGAGCAAACTTTTGGAGAAATTGTCATTAAACAATTGGATGGACCAAAAGAAAGAGCTGGTCGGGGAAGTATCCATCATCTCGCGATACGTGCAAAAAATGAAGAAGAGCTAAAGTTTTGGGAAGAAAAAGTAAAAGAGCGCGGCTTTCAATCATCTGGTATCGTTGACCGATATTACTTTAAAAGCATATACTTCCGGGAATCAAATGGTATTCTAATCGAAATTGCCACAGATGACCCAGGATTTACTGTGGATTCAAGTATAGAATCTTTAGGACAAAAGTTAGATTTGCCACCTTTCCTTGAAGAAAAGCGGGCTGAAATTGAAGCTAAATTAGAGCCCCTAGATGATTAA
- a CDS encoding MarR family winged helix-turn-helix transcriptional regulator, with translation MGYQLKNLDIVDLISERHVQLREFLENQWNNYSDIRISNTEWFILNRIYGNQPTIASITKSANITRQATHKNVKSLEAKGLVEIVNAEQNKRDKCIRLTPLGERCFEKYRELTEELERKLTLTIGVERLKVLIDALKMDWELN, from the coding sequence ATGGGCTACCAATTAAAAAATCTCGATATTGTCGATTTAATTAGTGAACGTCATGTTCAACTTCGAGAATTTCTTGAAAACCAATGGAATAATTATAGCGACATAAGAATTTCGAATACAGAGTGGTTTATTCTTAATAGAATTTATGGAAATCAGCCCACGATTGCATCGATTACGAAAAGTGCTAATATTACCCGACAAGCGACTCATAAAAACGTCAAGAGTCTAGAAGCGAAGGGGTTAGTAGAAATAGTAAATGCAGAGCAAAATAAAAGAGATAAGTGCATACGGCTAACACCGCTTGGGGAAAGGTGCTTTGAAAAATATAGAGAATTAACTGAAGAACTCGAGCGGAAGCTTACCTTAACCATTGGTGTAGAACGACTGAAAGTATTAATAGATGCTTTAAAAATGGATTGGGAATTAAATTAA